The Nocardia bhagyanarayanae region TGCGCGATCCGGCGCAGGAATTGCGTGCTGTGCTGCGATACAACAACTCGCTGTCGTACGCGAGCGACGTGCTGAGTTGGTCGGCGGCCTACCGCACCGGCGGCGCTCCGGCGCGTGTCGCGATCGATCCGGGGTTGATTCCGCCGGGGTCGGCGCCCGTGATCCGGTCGGGTCCGGAAATGGTCGCCGTCGACACCACCGCGCCTCCGACCATCCCGCTGGAACCGGCGCCTACCACCGAAGTCCCCGTGGCTCCCGCGCCGACCCAGGTGATGATCACCATCCCCGGCCTACCGCCGATTCTCTGCGGGATCTTCTGCCCGCAGCCGCAGCCGAATCCTTGTGCGGAGGTAGCGGTTCCAGCTCCGATGCCGCGACTTGGCGAGCCCGGCAGCCGCCCCCTCGCGCCCGGCCGGTCTTACGGCGGCACCGCGGTCGAGCCCATCGAACTCGAATCGCCACCGGCGCGGCCAGATCCGTCGTGCACATCGGAGAACCCGCATCCGCAAACCGGCGGCCAACCGTTCTACGAGCCGAAACCCCAAGAGCCGCCGCAGACTCCCGATCCCGGGCCTGCCCTCTATGCCTCACCGGAGTCGGCCCTTGCTGAGCCCAACCTCGGACCAGACCCTTCTGGAGCGCCCGAGTCGGCTCCCTTCATCGCTCCGGAGTCGGACCTGCCAAACCCTGTACCGCCGCAACCACCCAGCCCACCGCCCGCGATCACCCTCCCGTTCGGCATCGTCATTCCGCTGCCCGCGCCGCAGGGCTGACTGGACACGCACCACGGGGAACCGATGTCCGCAGCCAAGGATCCTTCGAACGACCACTCGGCAGTCCACCCTCGAATCGACCTGCCCGAGCGCGTGCGGATCCGCGCGATCCTGGACTACTTCGGCAAATGCCCGAACTGCGGGTACTTCGCCGAGGCGTCCACCATCGAGCGCCGCCGCGCCGACGGCCCGGTGACCACGGAGATCGTGGCGTGCTGCGGCCTGCCGTGTGGTTGGTCGGGCCCGGTGCCACGCACGACGATGACCACGCCTCGAGCCCGCGTCGCCGGTGACGACCCCGGCGTCGGATAGGACACTCCTCGCCCGACCCCGCCGCTAGGGTGGGTGGAACGGCTGAGGACAAGGGGAGTTCGATGTTGGAAGTCGCGCACCTGGTGCGCCGATTCGGGGGCACCCTCGCGGTGGACGACGTGTCGTTCACCGTGGCGCCCGGCGCCCTGACCGGATTCGTCGGCGGTAACGGCGCGGGCAAGACGACCACCATGCGCATGATCATGGGCGTGCTGGCGCTGCACGGGGGTGAACTGCGCTGGCAGGACAGGCCGGTGACCGCCGCGGATCGCCGGTCGTTCGGCTACATGCCCGAGGAGCGCGGGCTGTATCCGAAGCAGCCGGTGTTCGATCAGCTCGTCTATCTGGCGAGGCTGCGCGGGCAGTCGGCGGCCGATGCCAGGCGGCGCGCGAAGGAACTACTGGAACGCTTCGATCTCGGCGGCCGCGCCAAGGACAAACTGGAATCCCTCTCGCTGGGCAACCAGCAGCGGGTGCAGATCGCGGCGGCGGTGATCGCGGAGCCGTCACTGCTGATCCTGGACGAGCCGTTCTCGGGTCTCGACCCGGCCGCCGTCGACTCGATGGCCGACCTGTTGCGCGAGTACGCGGCCATGGACGTGCCGGTCCTCTTCTCCTCGCACCAGCTGGATCTCGTGGAGCGATTGTGCGACCAGTTGGTGATTCTGGCGTCCGGGCGGGTCGTCGGGCAGGGCTCGGTGGACGAACTGCGCTCCACCGGTTCGACGCGCTATCGGCTCTCGCTCGGCGGCGACCCAGGTTGGGTCCAGGCGTTCGCGGGCGTGCGGGTGCTGCGCACGAATGGCTCCAGCGTCCTGCTCGAACTCGACGGCGCGACAACCGAAGCGCTGCTCGGCGAAGCACTGGCCCGCGGTCCGGTGCGCGAACTGGCCGAAGTGCGGCCTTCGGTGTCGGAGATCTACCGGGAGGTGACGGCATGAGCACGGATTTCGCCCCGCGCGGCGTATGGCGGATCGTGGCGGCCCGCGAGATCGCGGTCAAGCTGCGCGATCGAAACTTCTTGGTTTCCACGGTGATCACCATCGTCGTGATCGTCGCCTCCCTGGCCATCAGCGGGTTCATGAGCAACCGCACCGACGAGATCGACGTCGCCGTCGTCGGCACGGGCGCCGATCAAATCGTCCAAACCGCAAACGGTTTGGCGGCGAGCGCGGACAAGAACATCACCTTCACCGCGCGCCAACAGACCGATCTGGCGGCCGTCGAGCAGCAGGTGCGCGACGAGGACGTCGAGGTCGGCTTGGTCGCCGCCGATCAGGGTGGGTGGCGCCTCGTCGGTGATACGGCGGAGAACGACGACGCCGCAACCTATCTCACCGCCGCCGCGCAGCAGTTGGCGGTGCAACGCAATGCCGCGGCCGCGGGTCTGAGCATGGAACAGTTGGGCCGCGGTGGCATCGTGGCCTACGACCTGCTCGAGGAATCGGCGGTCGATCCGGGTCTCGCGAACATCGTGAGTTTCGTTTTCGCGTTCCTCTTTTATATGGCGTCGTTCCTGTTCGGCATGGCCATCGCGCAGAGCGTGGTCGAGGAGAAGCAGAACCGAGTCGTCGAGATCCTGGCGAGCGCCATTCCGTTGCGGCAGTTGCTGATCGGCAAGGTGATGGGCAATACCGTGATGGCGTTCGCCCAGCTCGCGCTGTTCGTCGGGGCGGGTCTGATCGGGTTGCAGGTGATCGGCAGGGGCGATCAGGTCGCCAGGATCGCGGGCGCTGCGGGCTGGTTCATCGTCTTCTTCGTGGTGGGTTTTCTGGCGCTGGCCAGCTTTTGGGCGGTCGCGGGCGCGCTCGCGACACGCAGCGAGGATCTGCAATCGACCGCTATGCCGATGTCGGTGCTCATCATGATCGTGCTGTTCGCGGGAATCTTCCTGACGGGTACGTGGCGGATCATCGCGTCCTACGTGCCCGTGGTCTCGATCGTCGCCATGCCGAGCCGACTGGCCGAGGGCACGGCGGCCTGGTGGGAGCCGTTCGTGTCGCTGCTCCTGATGGCCGTGGGGATCTACGGCATCGTCCTGATCGCGGAGAAGATCTACCGGCGTTCGCTCATGCAGACGCAGGGACGGTTGACGATGCGGCAGGCGCTCGCGGTCGAGGATTGACGCCCTGCGTCAGTACCAGTGGTTCCGCTGCCAGAACGCCCAGGCGGCATCGGGACTGCCGTAGCGGGCGACCATGTAGTCGTAGGTCCAGCGGAGCTGGGTGGCGGGATTGAATCGCCAATCCAGGCCGTGGGTGGACATCTTCTCCGGCGGTAGCGCCTGGCCGAGGCCGTAGGCGCCGCTGGTCGGGTTGACCGCGAACACATTCCAGCCGCTCTCCCGCGTGATGATGGCGTCGAACGACGGGAACTGGTGGATCGGAACGATGGTCAGCGCCAGGGCCTTCATTCCGAGGCGCGCCGAAGCCATGATCAGATCGGCCCCGGCCGAACCCGCCGGGGTCACCGACTGGGTGCCGCGCGTGTCACGGGCGTGGTCGTCCGGCGGCGCCGCGGTCGCGGCGGGGGCCAGGGCGATCAGCGCCGCACCGCAGACCGCGGCGGCGGGGTGGAAATACCGAAGCATCGACTCGCTCCCTTCGCATCGAATGGACTGGAACCAGCTCGTGCGAAGTCAGCAAACCATCGGTAACCGTATGGATCGGGTCGACACACCGACGCGGCGCGAGTTTCATCCCATGACTCGCGGCCGCTGTCGAGGTATTTCAATCAATGATTGAATCGGCGATTGAAACGTGTTTTACTTCACCCATGGCTCAGAAAGTTTCGGCGGTCACCCGCGAGCGGCTGCTCGCGGCGGCCGAGCGTTTGTTGCTGACGGACCGCTACGAGGACGTGTCGGTGCGGGCGATCTGCGCGGAGGCGGGCGCCAATCCGGCCGCCGTGCACTACCACTTCGGATCGAAGGAAGCCCTGGTCGCGGCGCTGCTCGAGGAGCGACTGGGACCGCTGTGGGCCGATCGGCTCGCCGCGGTGAGCGCCGAGCGCGGTTCGGTGTCCGACATCGTCGACGCGGTGATCGAGCCGTTCGTCGAGCTCGCCGCCGACCCAGCGGGCCGCCTGCACCTGCGGCTGCTCGCGCAGTTGGTGCTCGGCCGTCATCCGCTGCTGTGGCAGCAGCCGTGGTTCCGGATGGACTCGTGGGTCGGCCTGCTTCCCGAACTCGCGGAGCCGGAGAGCAGGCGACGCTGGTCGTTTGCTTTCGACCTCGTCATCATGTCGTTCGGCGCCGGAGATCGAGACCTGTCGGCACCCGCTGTCGCCACCTTGCGGGACTTCGTGGTCGCCGGACTCACCGCACCGGAAGGAAACGCGCGATGACCGACGTATTCGCACCGGCCACGCTGGGCCCGATCACTTTGCGCAACAGGGTCATCAAGGCCGCGACCTTCGAAGGCCGCACGCCCGACGCCTTGGTGACCGACGAACTCATCGCCTTCCACCGCGAGACCGCGGCGGGTGGCGTCGGCATGACCACCGTGGCCTACTGCGCGGTCGCGCCCGGCGGCCGCACCGATCGGCACCAGATCTGGATGCGCGACGAGGCGCTGCCGGGACTGCGGAAGCTGACCGACGCGGTGCACGCCGAGGGGGCGGCGGCGAGCGCGCAGATCGGGCACGCTGGACCGGTGGCCAACGCCGCCTCCAACCGGCTGCCCGCGCTCGCGCCGAGCCGCATGTTCAGCCCGCTCGGGATGCGGCCGATGAAGGTGCCGGACGAGTCCCAGATCCGCGAGCTCGTCACCGCTCACGCCGACGCCGCGAAACTGGCCGAGCGAGCTGGATTCGACGCGGTGGAAATCCATTTCGGACACAACTACCTGGCGAGCTCGTTCCTGAGCCCGCTGCTGAACCGGCGGAAGGACCGCTACGGCGGGTCGGCGGCCAATCGTGCCCGGTTCGTCCGCGAAATCGCTTGTGCGGTAGCGGAAGCCGTGGGCGGCCGCCTCGCGGTGACGGCGAAGCTGAACATGGAAGACGGCGTCCGCGGCGGCCTCACCGTGCCGGAATCACTTCAGGTCGCCGCGTGGTTGGAGGCGGACGGCGCGCTGGACGCCTTGGAGCTGACGGCCGGAAGTTCCCTGCTCAACCCGATGCTGTTGTTCCACGGCGACGCACCCCGCCAGGAATTCGCGAAAGTCCTTCCCGGACCGTCCCGCTTGGGCTTCCGCATGGTCGGCCGCGGCTTCCTGCGCGAATACCCCTACCGCGAGGCGTACCTCCTCGAACGGGCCCGCCAGTTCCGCCGCGAACTCACCATGCCGCTGATCCTGCTGGGCGGCATCACCAACCTCGACACCATGCGTCTGGCGATGCGCGAGGGTTTCGAGTTCGTCGCCATGGGCCGGGCGCTGCTGCGCGAGCCGAACCTGTTGCGCCGCATCCAATCCGACGAAGCGGCCCAATCGGCCTGCACCCACTGCAACCTGTGCATGCCGAGCATCTACACCGGGACGAAGTGCGTCTTCCGGCTCGACCAGCGCGCCGACGCCGCCGTCGTCCCGGTACCGGTCGTGGCCAGGCCACACTGACACACGCCCGCGACTCGGTGCTGTACTGCTAGGCGGGGGTGACGATCTGGATCAGATTCCCGCAGGTGTCGTCGAAGACCGCCGTGGTCACCGGCCCCGCCTCCATCGGTTCCTGGGTGAACGTCACCCCGAGGCCGCGCAGCCGCTCGTATTCCGCCCGTACGTTCTCGACCTGGAACGAGGCGGCCGGAATGCCGTCGGCGACAAGGCCTTCCTTGTACGGCCCGACGGCGGGATGTCCGTCCGGCTCGAGCAGTAGTTCCGCGCCCTCGGGGTCCTCCGGTGAGACGACCGTCAACCATCGAGCCGCACCCAGTGGGACGTCGTTCTTCTTGGTGAAGCCGAGCACCTCGGTGTAGAAGTCGAGGGCCTTCTGCTGGTCGTCGACGAACACGCTGGTGATGTAGATCCTCACGGTGTTGGTCCTTTCCTGGTGACCGGCCACCGCTCGAGGATGGCGGTCAGGGCGAGCGTCCTTGTTTGACCGCCGCCCGGTTCGGGTAACAACCCTGTGACCCACATCGACGTGCGGGCCACAGGGTCCTGGGTGAGCGCCCCCGGCAGGAATCGAACCTGCGACCTAGGGATTAGAAGGCCCTTGCTCTATCCAACTGAGCTACGGAGGCAGCGGTTTCCACCATGGCCGACATTGGCCGTGCTGTCCAGCACGGAAATTATAGCGACCGTCCAGGAAACTAGATTCTTACCGTCAGCAACATTCCGTCTACCTCAGTCGAGCAGGACAGCGACGCCGAGCAGGGTGGCCAAGGTCACTTCGACGACGAAGTAGAACCAGACCGGATAGAAGGCCGACGCGCGTCCGGTGAACGAGGACCAGATCCGGCCGAACGCCATCCCGCCCAGTGCTGCGGCCACCGCGACGCACACGCCGAATCTGAGGTCGCCGATATCGGCGGCGGCCAAGCCGAGAACCGCGGCCACGGCGAGGCCGAAGCCGCCGTAGACCGCGCGCACCTCGGCGTGCGCGTCGGCCCGATCGGCGAGCAAGCCGACGGTGTCGGCCAACTGGCTCGGGCGAAGCAGTCCGTAAACGCCCATGGCGGCGAAGAACAGCGCCACCACGGCAATCAGCACGACCGACATCTCACCTCCGTGATCCGCGCCTACCTTATACGCGCTTCCCGGTGCGGGCCGGACGAAATTCGCGGGGAGCGGCTCGATGGTTCATCGGCCTGGAGAACGTGCGGCGCGCGTCGCCGCGCCGGACACACGTAGCGAGCGTTCCCCGGGCATCGCCCGTGGACGGCCGCGAGCATGGCCGGAGCGAACCCGGAGGTACCCACCCAACTACGCTGAGTCGTATGTCGTCACCGCAGGACCCGACCCTCGCACCTGCTGAGCCGGACGTCCCGCGGGCGGACGCGGCGCGCGGGTTCGCCGCCGTGACCGCGTTCGCGGGAGCCATCGCGGCCGTCGTCGCGGCGCTGGTGGTCGGACTCTCGGCGGCGCAGGCGCTGAGCTTGCTCGGCATTCCGGATCCGGGTCCGCTGACCACCTACGGTCTGCCCGCGTTCCGCGCGCTCGCCGATCTGTTCGCGGCGCTGACCGTCGGCTCGCTGCTGTTCGCCGCGTTTCTGGTACCGCCGCAGTCCGACGGGCTGCTCGACGTCGGCGGGTATCGCGCGGTGCGGCGGGCCTCGAATTTCGCGGTGATCTGGGCGTGCTGCGCCGCGCTGCTCGTCCC contains the following coding sequences:
- a CDS encoding lytic transglycosylase domain-containing protein — protein: MRVSAPLTASALAVAGLIVTGSATYSSDPPEAPEAILAGAREGSVPKGDEDELSRAVGLLPVAPDAPRRLRAMTPAIASSISLQDISLPNTGGSLGIPEIVLAAYRNAELALESSMPGCGLTWHLLAGIGRIESAHAGNGRTDAAGTTVSPIFGPALDGSLPGNEIIKAADGGYVRAMGPMQFLPSTWSFYATDGNGDGVADPHNVFDASLAAGKYLCSGGSDLRDPAQELRAVLRYNNSLSYASDVLSWSAAYRTGGAPARVAIDPGLIPPGSAPVIRSGPEMVAVDTTAPPTIPLEPAPTTEVPVAPAPTQVMITIPGLPPILCGIFCPQPQPNPCAEVAVPAPMPRLGEPGSRPLAPGRSYGGTAVEPIELESPPARPDPSCTSENPHPQTGGQPFYEPKPQEPPQTPDPGPALYASPESALAEPNLGPDPSGAPESAPFIAPESDLPNPVPPQPPSPPPAITLPFGIVIPLPAPQG
- a CDS encoding ABC transporter ATP-binding protein, giving the protein MLEVAHLVRRFGGTLAVDDVSFTVAPGALTGFVGGNGAGKTTTMRMIMGVLALHGGELRWQDRPVTAADRRSFGYMPEERGLYPKQPVFDQLVYLARLRGQSAADARRRAKELLERFDLGGRAKDKLESLSLGNQQRVQIAAAVIAEPSLLILDEPFSGLDPAAVDSMADLLREYAAMDVPVLFSSHQLDLVERLCDQLVILASGRVVGQGSVDELRSTGSTRYRLSLGGDPGWVQAFAGVRVLRTNGSSVLLELDGATTEALLGEALARGPVRELAEVRPSVSEIYREVTA
- a CDS encoding ABC transporter permease is translated as MSTDFAPRGVWRIVAAREIAVKLRDRNFLVSTVITIVVIVASLAISGFMSNRTDEIDVAVVGTGADQIVQTANGLAASADKNITFTARQQTDLAAVEQQVRDEDVEVGLVAADQGGWRLVGDTAENDDAATYLTAAAQQLAVQRNAAAAGLSMEQLGRGGIVAYDLLEESAVDPGLANIVSFVFAFLFYMASFLFGMAIAQSVVEEKQNRVVEILASAIPLRQLLIGKVMGNTVMAFAQLALFVGAGLIGLQVIGRGDQVARIAGAAGWFIVFFVVGFLALASFWAVAGALATRSEDLQSTAMPMSVLIMIVLFAGIFLTGTWRIIASYVPVVSIVAMPSRLAEGTAAWWEPFVSLLLMAVGIYGIVLIAEKIYRRSLMQTQGRLTMRQALAVED
- a CDS encoding lytic transglycosylase domain-containing protein; this encodes MLRYFHPAAAVCGAALIALAPAATAAPPDDHARDTRGTQSVTPAGSAGADLIMASARLGMKALALTIVPIHQFPSFDAIITRESGWNVFAVNPTSGAYGLGQALPPEKMSTHGLDWRFNPATQLRWTYDYMVARYGSPDAAWAFWQRNHWY
- a CDS encoding TetR/AcrR family transcriptional regulator, which codes for MAQKVSAVTRERLLAAAERLLLTDRYEDVSVRAICAEAGANPAAVHYHFGSKEALVAALLEERLGPLWADRLAAVSAERGSVSDIVDAVIEPFVELAADPAGRLHLRLLAQLVLGRHPLLWQQPWFRMDSWVGLLPELAEPESRRRWSFAFDLVIMSFGAGDRDLSAPAVATLRDFVVAGLTAPEGNAR
- a CDS encoding NADH:flavin oxidoreductase, with the protein product MTDVFAPATLGPITLRNRVIKAATFEGRTPDALVTDELIAFHRETAAGGVGMTTVAYCAVAPGGRTDRHQIWMRDEALPGLRKLTDAVHAEGAAASAQIGHAGPVANAASNRLPALAPSRMFSPLGMRPMKVPDESQIRELVTAHADAAKLAERAGFDAVEIHFGHNYLASSFLSPLLNRRKDRYGGSAANRARFVREIACAVAEAVGGRLAVTAKLNMEDGVRGGLTVPESLQVAAWLEADGALDALELTAGSSLLNPMLLFHGDAPRQEFAKVLPGPSRLGFRMVGRGFLREYPYREAYLLERARQFRRELTMPLILLGGITNLDTMRLAMREGFEFVAMGRALLREPNLLRRIQSDEAAQSACTHCNLCMPSIYTGTKCVFRLDQRADAAVVPVPVVARPH
- a CDS encoding VOC family protein, encoding MRIYITSVFVDDQQKALDFYTEVLGFTKKNDVPLGAARWLTVVSPEDPEGAELLLEPDGHPAVGPYKEGLVADGIPAASFQVENVRAEYERLRGLGVTFTQEPMEAGPVTTAVFDDTCGNLIQIVTPA
- a CDS encoding DUF4345 family protein, whose protein sequence is MSVVLIAVVALFFAAMGVYGLLRPSQLADTVGLLADRADAHAEVRAVYGGFGLAVAAVLGLAAADIGDLRFGVCVAVAAALGGMAFGRIWSSFTGRASAFYPVWFYFVVEVTLATLLGVAVLLD